The following proteins come from a genomic window of Candidatus Thiodiazotropha sp. CDECU1:
- a CDS encoding MGH1-like glycoside hydrolase domain-containing protein — protein MATRPTQRREHRPKPGQWPVPWMPGGVSNRRNRTEGAVMGLGQKQLNAERKRLEQQRLGEADWQLWGPYLAERGWGTVREDYSPQGTAWEYFDHDQARSRAYRWNEDGLGGICDRQQRLCFALALWNGRDPFLKERAFGVTGNQGNRGEDVKEYYFYTDALPSHSWLRYLYKYPQQAYPYQALVEENGRRSRLDPSFNLLDSGVLNEQGFWDVDICYAKASAEQILVRITLHNRADSDAEIDLLPQLWFRNTWSWGDDGIERPELHREDALSSEATWGVRCQHPGLGEYWLYGEQEGELLFTENETNSKRLWGEASSSAYVKDAFHRYLVAGEIEAVNPAARGTKFAARYKIKVSAGESKKIDLVLSAQSLERPFHGFEKLFAQRRSEADIFYDQLLPEGGVEDHRIMRQSLAGMIWSKQFFHFDVQRWLEGDQVKPPGERRQGRNHRWRHLRAADILSMPDAWEYPWFAAWDLAFHCVALALVDVDFAKQQIEVLLGENYLHPNGQIPAYEWAFGDVNPPVHAWGTLKVYRAERVQRGSGDRNFLQRVFHKLLLNYAWWINRKDKQGQNLFEGGFLGLDNISVFDRSKPLPPGYALKQADATGWMAMFSLNMTMMALELAVEDSDYEAIAIQCYEQFLAIAKAISGGDDNGPSLWDMETGFFKDLLITPDGDHHRLDVYSWVGLIPLFATEVVDKRLLANVPRFQELLKKHKKGLFQGSYVCACPDWENDQGEHLLALVDHNMLPRILNRLLSEDEFLSPYGVRSLSKLHEHYQDLGHLPGIGQTSIHYLPGESESGLFGGNSNWRGPIWLPTNYALVQALEKYHRFLGDDFKYPVPCLDGQKLTLREIATLISERLVDLYRRDQEGNIPALRRDSPFQTDESWRHLNLFYEYFHAETGQGLGACHQTGWTGLLANLVMRRYRKDIPVFLGHEDESLAR, from the coding sequence ATGGCGACCCGCCCCACGCAGCGGCGGGAACACCGGCCCAAGCCTGGTCAGTGGCCTGTACCCTGGATGCCTGGTGGCGTCTCGAACAGGCGAAACAGGACTGAAGGAGCGGTCATGGGCTTGGGTCAAAAGCAATTGAATGCAGAGCGCAAGCGGCTGGAGCAACAGCGACTCGGAGAGGCCGATTGGCAGTTGTGGGGGCCCTATCTCGCGGAGCGGGGTTGGGGCACCGTGCGTGAGGACTACAGTCCTCAGGGTACAGCCTGGGAGTATTTCGATCACGACCAGGCACGCTCCCGCGCCTATCGCTGGAACGAGGATGGCCTGGGCGGTATCTGTGACAGGCAACAGCGGCTCTGTTTTGCCTTGGCCTTGTGGAATGGGCGTGATCCCTTTCTCAAGGAGAGGGCCTTCGGTGTTACCGGCAATCAGGGTAACCGGGGTGAGGATGTCAAAGAGTACTATTTCTATACCGACGCCTTACCAAGCCACAGTTGGCTGCGATATCTCTATAAATATCCCCAACAGGCCTACCCCTATCAAGCGCTGGTAGAGGAGAACGGTCGCCGCAGCCGGCTCGATCCGTCATTCAATCTGTTGGATAGCGGTGTCCTCAATGAGCAAGGGTTTTGGGATGTGGATATCTGTTATGCCAAGGCCTCGGCAGAGCAGATACTGGTCCGCATCACACTGCATAATCGCGCTGACAGCGATGCGGAGATCGACCTGTTGCCGCAACTCTGGTTTCGCAATACCTGGTCATGGGGGGATGATGGAATTGAAAGGCCAGAGTTGCATAGAGAGGATGCCCTAAGCAGCGAGGCGACATGGGGGGTCAGGTGTCAACATCCTGGCTTGGGGGAGTATTGGCTCTATGGTGAGCAGGAGGGGGAGCTGCTGTTCACGGAAAATGAGACCAACAGCAAACGCCTCTGGGGAGAAGCCTCATCCTCAGCTTATGTGAAGGACGCCTTCCACCGCTATCTGGTGGCGGGTGAGATCGAGGCCGTCAATCCCGCGGCCAGGGGAACCAAGTTTGCCGCCAGATACAAGATCAAGGTCAGCGCCGGTGAGTCGAAAAAGATCGATCTGGTGCTCAGTGCGCAATCCCTGGAGCGACCTTTCCATGGGTTTGAAAAGCTGTTTGCCCAGCGACGTTCCGAGGCGGATATCTTCTACGACCAGCTATTGCCGGAGGGCGGCGTGGAGGACCACCGGATCATGCGCCAGTCCCTGGCCGGGATGATCTGGAGTAAACAGTTCTTCCATTTCGATGTGCAACGTTGGCTGGAAGGTGACCAGGTAAAACCACCCGGGGAGCGCCGCCAGGGACGTAACCATCGATGGCGGCACCTGCGTGCGGCGGATATCCTGTCGATGCCGGATGCCTGGGAGTATCCATGGTTCGCCGCCTGGGATCTCGCCTTTCACTGCGTCGCCCTGGCCCTGGTGGATGTGGACTTCGCCAAACAGCAGATCGAGGTGCTGTTGGGGGAGAACTATCTCCACCCCAACGGCCAGATCCCCGCCTATGAATGGGCCTTCGGGGATGTGAATCCGCCGGTGCATGCCTGGGGCACCCTCAAGGTCTACCGCGCCGAGCGGGTGCAGCGGGGGAGCGGCGACAGAAATTTCCTGCAGCGGGTGTTCCACAAACTGCTGCTCAACTACGCCTGGTGGATCAACCGTAAGGACAAACAGGGGCAAAACCTGTTCGAAGGTGGGTTTCTGGGGCTCGACAATATCTCGGTCTTCGACCGCTCGAAACCCCTGCCCCCAGGGTATGCCCTGAAACAGGCGGATGCCACCGGTTGGATGGCCATGTTTTCCCTCAACATGACCATGATGGCCCTGGAGTTGGCGGTCGAGGACAGTGACTACGAGGCAATCGCCATCCAGTGCTATGAGCAGTTCCTAGCCATCGCCAAGGCGATCAGCGGCGGCGACGACAACGGCCCGTCCCTGTGGGACATGGAGACGGGCTTCTTCAAGGATCTGTTGATCACCCCCGACGGGGATCACCATCGCCTCGATGTCTACTCCTGGGTCGGGCTGATTCCCCTGTTCGCCACCGAGGTAGTGGACAAGCGCCTGCTGGCGAATGTGCCGCGTTTCCAGGAGTTACTGAAAAAACACAAGAAGGGGCTGTTCCAGGGGAGCTATGTCTGTGCCTGCCCCGATTGGGAGAACGATCAGGGGGAACATCTCCTGGCCCTGGTCGATCACAACATGCTGCCGCGGATCCTGAATCGACTGCTCAGCGAGGATGAGTTCCTCTCACCCTATGGAGTGCGCAGTCTGAGCAAGCTGCATGAACACTACCAGGACCTTGGCCATCTACCAGGTATCGGCCAGACAAGCATTCACTATCTGCCAGGTGAGTCCGAGAGCGGGCTGTTCGGCGGCAACTCTAACTGGCGTGGCCCGATTTGGTTGCCCACCAACTATGCCTTGGTGCAGGCGCTGGAGAAGTACCATCGTTTCCTGGGTGATGACTTCAAATATCCCGTGCCCTGTCTCGACGGCCAAAAGCTGACCTTGCGGGAGATCGCCACACTCATCTCGGAGCGGCTTGTGGATCTCTACCGGCGGGACCAGGAAGGCAACATTCCGGCACTGCGCCGCGACAGCCCCTTTCAAACCGACGAGAGCTGGCGTCATCTCAATCTCTTCTATGAATACTTTCATGCCGAGACGGGGCAGGGGCTCGGCGCCTGCCACCAGACCGGCTGGACAGGCCTGCTGGCCAATCTGGTGATGCGGCGTTATCGCAAGGATATCCCGGTCTTTCTCGGGCATGAGGATGAGTCGTTGGCGAGATAG
- a CDS encoding RES family NAD+ phosphorylase — translation MLSGWRIAAPEFASSPDEMMSGEGAYLFGGRWNSKGVRVVYLGSSLAQAAMELLIHLGRADILNDYYKMKVSFPEALVQHIALADLPEEWREPTMASSVQAVGDQWVTDRSSLILQVPSATVSGEYNYVFNPLHPDATKARFSAITKFTFDPRLVK, via the coding sequence ATGCTATCAGGCTGGCGCATCGCCGCCCCTGAGTTTGCTTCGTCCCCCGATGAGATGATGTCCGGTGAAGGGGCCTACTTATTCGGTGGACGGTGGAACAGCAAAGGCGTCAGGGTTGTCTATCTCGGTAGTAGTTTGGCGCAAGCCGCTATGGAGCTCTTGATCCACCTGGGTCGAGCAGACATTCTTAATGATTATTATAAAATGAAGGTCTCTTTTCCCGAGGCGTTGGTGCAACACATCGCACTAGCAGATTTACCGGAGGAGTGGCGAGAACCCACCATGGCCTCATCAGTACAAGCCGTTGGGGATCAGTGGGTCACCGATAGAAGTTCACTTATCCTTCAGGTACCCAGTGCCACTGTTTCTGGAGAATACAACTATGTCTTTAACCCATTGCATCCGGATGCAACCAAAGCCAGGTTCAGTGCCATAACGAAATTCACCTTTGATCCCAGGCTGGTAAAGTAG
- the parS gene encoding type II RES/Xre toxin-antitoxin system antitoxin — MSTQKKPVATPKKGTVAGHRTEPDAATGRITDFKPHRRSKKGSLRLVQKVTGIRSGNREKILNRIKKGLKYSAITQLEEALHTSQKEIAQVLSIPPSTLQRRKKAGLLQTDESDRVVRLASLKDASVAMMQGNDEAAVAWLHTPLDILGGESPLEHASTELGARDVEDLIGRLRHGVFS; from the coding sequence ATGAGCACACAAAAGAAACCCGTCGCCACTCCCAAGAAGGGAACCGTAGCTGGTCATCGTACTGAGCCTGATGCGGCAACAGGCCGTATCACCGATTTTAAGCCCCACAGAAGGAGCAAGAAGGGGAGCCTCCGTCTTGTGCAGAAAGTCACAGGGATTCGCTCTGGCAACCGAGAAAAAATCCTGAACCGCATCAAAAAAGGCTTGAAATATAGTGCCATAACCCAACTCGAGGAGGCACTGCATACCTCGCAAAAGGAGATAGCCCAGGTTTTGTCCATACCACCCTCGACCCTACAACGTCGAAAGAAAGCCGGACTGCTGCAAACGGATGAATCGGATCGGGTGGTTCGGTTGGCCAGCCTTAAGGATGCTTCGGTGGCGATGATGCAGGGGAATGATGAAGCCGCTGTCGCCTGGCTGCATACCCCCCTCGATATTTTGGGCGGCGAATCCCCTTTGGAGCACGCCAGTACAGAACTGGGCGCCAGAGATGTTGAAGACCTGATCGGGCGCTTGCGCCACGGGGTCTTTAGCTGA
- a CDS encoding integron integrase has product MEQNETSDPRIAKFWQNYTTLLKRFRIPPKSIPWYRRHVEGFLADHPNVRLRSHSAENVVRWLERIGRDTNIDAWQYRQKVDALRILFGHFLRQPWCSDFDWDRWLNGARALESDHATIARTYEMIEKSVEDPKNHLARTFPDLYRRFLVAIRLPDYSINTEKSYLDWINRYLRFHNNRHPCDCNEPEVASFLEHLTLQRKVANATQSLALNAIVFFYAHVLERPLGKIGPFSRAKKPKRIPTVLSIKEVNSLLIQTKGLNQLILHLMYGTGMRVMECVRLRVLDLDFEYRTIVVRAGKGKKDRTLPMPDVLIAPLQAQIERVKEQHDNDLAGGFGSVFLPDALSRKYPNADKELRWQYLIPASRIAQDPRTGVVRRHHLHQSAVQKMVKRAAEATGIHKRVTSHTLRHSFATHLLEAGSDIRTVQELLGHTDVSTTMIYTHVIGRGGQGARSPLDRLLVESP; this is encoded by the coding sequence ATGGAACAAAATGAGACATCCGATCCACGAATTGCCAAATTTTGGCAAAATTATACAACGTTGCTTAAACGTTTCCGTATTCCACCCAAATCCATACCCTGGTATCGACGCCATGTCGAAGGTTTCCTGGCCGATCATCCCAACGTAAGACTCAGATCTCATTCCGCTGAGAATGTTGTACGCTGGCTTGAACGCATAGGCAGGGATACCAACATCGATGCCTGGCAATATCGTCAGAAGGTCGATGCGTTGAGGATTTTGTTCGGTCACTTTTTGCGGCAGCCGTGGTGCAGTGATTTCGATTGGGATCGTTGGTTGAACGGCGCGCGTGCGCTGGAGAGTGACCACGCGACGATTGCCCGCACTTACGAAATGATCGAAAAGTCGGTTGAAGACCCTAAAAACCACCTGGCCAGGACCTTTCCCGACCTCTACCGGCGTTTTTTGGTTGCAATCAGGCTCCCTGACTACTCCATTAACACGGAAAAGAGCTACCTTGATTGGATCAACCGCTACCTTCGCTTTCACAATAATCGGCATCCCTGTGACTGCAATGAACCGGAAGTTGCCTCCTTTCTAGAACATTTGACGCTTCAGCGCAAGGTGGCTAATGCGACTCAGTCGCTCGCACTCAATGCGATTGTTTTCTTCTATGCCCATGTTTTGGAGAGACCTTTAGGCAAAATCGGGCCTTTCTCACGCGCCAAAAAGCCAAAGCGAATACCGACAGTTTTGAGCATCAAGGAAGTAAATTCACTATTAATTCAGACCAAAGGGCTTAATCAGCTGATTCTTCACCTCATGTATGGCACCGGTATGCGGGTCATGGAATGTGTGCGCCTCAGGGTGCTCGACCTGGATTTCGAATATCGAACCATTGTTGTGCGCGCCGGCAAAGGCAAGAAGGATCGTACCCTGCCCATGCCGGATGTATTGATAGCGCCCCTGCAAGCTCAGATCGAGCGGGTAAAGGAGCAACATGATAATGATTTGGCCGGCGGATTCGGGTCTGTTTTTTTACCTGACGCACTGTCTCGGAAATACCCAAATGCCGACAAAGAGTTGCGATGGCAATATCTTATCCCTGCCAGCCGCATCGCGCAGGACCCCAGAACCGGTGTGGTACGTCGTCATCATTTGCATCAGTCCGCAGTTCAAAAGATGGTAAAACGTGCAGCAGAAGCAACCGGCATCCACAAGCGGGTCACCAGTCATACCTTGCGCCACTCATTCGCGACACATTTACTTGAGGCGGGTTCCGATATCCGCACCGTTCAGGAGCTGCTGGGCCATACCGATGTCTCCACCACCATGATCTACACCCATGTGATCGGCAGGGGTGGTCAGGGTGCAAGGAGTCCCCTTGATAGACTCTTAGTGGAATCACCTTGA
- a CDS encoding DUF5412 family protein, whose translation MKTWVKRIVIGSISIVSIALMSGYLFIYIAFSDMCRNDLATESKSPDKKYKALIFQRDCGATTGFSTQISIIDANEELENKGGNILTADGHPDKNNFKISWVNSDVLLIKNTQGAKTIKKESSLGRVNIRYE comes from the coding sequence ATGAAGACCTGGGTAAAACGCATAGTCATAGGTTCAATATCGATAGTGTCCATAGCTTTAATGAGTGGATATTTGTTTATTTATATAGCATTTTCAGACATGTGTAGGAATGATTTAGCAACCGAATCAAAATCGCCTGATAAAAAATATAAAGCTCTCATTTTCCAAAGAGATTGTGGGGCAACAACAGGATTTAGCACGCAAATTTCAATTATTGATGCAAATGAGGAATTAGAAAACAAAGGCGGTAATATCCTTACTGCAGATGGCCATCCAGATAAAAACAATTTCAAAATATCTTGGGTTAACTCAGATGTATTACTCATAAAAAATACGCAGGGTGCCAAAACCATCAAGAAGGAAAGTTCATTAGGAAGGGTGAATATTCGGTATGAATAA
- a CDS encoding transposase, which produces MPKPRKALVLLEETPYYHCVSRCVRRAFLCGVDTHTGKSYEHRRQWIVDRMKLLTDVFAIDICAYAVMSNHYHVILHVDTECAVEWSEREVITRWERLFSLPVLVQRYLSQDTITRAEQETVSELLTKWRKRLQDISWFMRCLNEPIARQANQEDDCTGRYWEGRYKSQALLDEKALMACMAYVDLNPVRAGLAQSPETSEYTSIAERTDQLKRDQKPLDDNETPSGLAPFVGYPRQDMPKGMPFRLTDYLELIDWTGRAILGNKRGYIPDNQPPILERLQIDTKHWLYMTQHFESRFKGFVGMSHRLTAACRRLKYRRTPNLGAVRMLLT; this is translated from the coding sequence ATGCCCAAGCCAAGGAAAGCCCTTGTTCTACTGGAAGAAACCCCCTATTACCACTGCGTCTCCCGCTGCGTGCGCCGCGCCTTCCTCTGTGGTGTGGACACCCATACCGGGAAAAGTTATGAACATCGCCGCCAATGGATCGTCGATCGCATGAAACTGCTGACTGATGTTTTCGCCATCGACATCTGCGCCTATGCCGTGATGTCGAATCACTACCACGTCATCCTTCATGTGGATACTGAATGCGCCGTCGAGTGGAGCGAGCGGGAGGTGATCACACGCTGGGAGCGTCTCTTCTCGCTGCCTGTGCTCGTGCAGCGTTATCTTTCACAAGACACCATTACCCGTGCAGAGCAGGAAACGGTTTCGGAACTGCTGACAAAATGGCGCAAACGGCTGCAGGATATCAGCTGGTTCATGCGTTGCCTCAACGAACCGATTGCCCGCCAAGCCAACCAAGAGGATGACTGTACCGGTCGCTACTGGGAGGGCCGATACAAATCCCAGGCCCTACTGGATGAAAAGGCCCTGATGGCCTGCATGGCCTATGTGGACCTCAATCCGGTCAGGGCAGGGCTGGCACAGTCACCGGAGACATCGGAATACACCTCCATTGCTGAGCGTACAGATCAACTCAAACGCGATCAGAAACCTCTCGACGATAATGAAACACCCTCCGGTCTGGCGCCCTTCGTCGGCTACCCTCGCCAGGACATGCCCAAGGGCATGCCGTTTCGGCTCACAGACTATCTTGAACTCATTGATTGGACAGGGCGCGCCATCCTGGGAAACAAACGCGGCTATATACCTGACAACCAACCGCCCATTCTCGAGCGGTTACAGATCGACACCAAGCATTGGCTTTATATGACCCAACATTTCGAGAGCCGCTTCAAAGGGTTTGTTGGGATGAGTCACAGGCTCACCGCAGCATGCCGCAGATTGAAGTATCGACGAACGCCCAATCTCGGGGCTGTGCGAATGCTGCTTACGTAA
- a CDS encoding TetR/AcrR family transcriptional regulator yields MKKRDTSKKRDSIVDAALKAFEEQGYEKASMDYVAEVANASKRTVYNHFPSKESLFEEVFDRFLQEVFTLKQIKYDPEKTVEEQLDEFAESKMVLANKPERLGLMRMAFAAFVSHPELAQRAYAKAESQEDSLAAWLKSASNDGRLEVKEPDLAAEIFWSLFAGTFFWPPILQGPVEPKTARKLKKEFIETFLARFRSV; encoded by the coding sequence GTGAAAAAAAGAGATACAAGCAAGAAGAGGGATTCCATAGTAGACGCTGCCCTCAAAGCATTTGAGGAACAAGGCTATGAAAAGGCCAGTATGGATTATGTAGCCGAGGTAGCTAACGCCTCGAAGCGAACCGTTTACAATCACTTTCCTAGCAAGGAGTCTCTCTTTGAAGAAGTGTTCGATCGCTTTCTTCAAGAGGTCTTCACCCTGAAACAGATCAAATACGATCCGGAAAAGACTGTGGAGGAGCAATTGGATGAATTTGCCGAATCCAAGATGGTATTGGCAAACAAACCCGAACGACTTGGTCTCATGCGAATGGCCTTTGCCGCTTTTGTTTCCCATCCCGAACTGGCGCAGAGGGCCTACGCAAAGGCCGAGAGTCAGGAAGACAGCTTAGCGGCCTGGCTCAAATCAGCGTCAAACGATGGTCGACTCGAGGTTAAGGAGCCTGATCTTGCCGCGGAGATATTTTGGTCTCTTTTTGCAGGAACTTTCTTCTGGCCGCCGATCTTGCAGGGTCCCGTCGAACCTAAAACTGCCAGGAAACTCAAGAAAGAATTCATTGAAACATTTCTGGCACGATTCAGGAGTGTTTAG
- a CDS encoding oxidoreductase, giving the protein MSNNIDMKVILITGTSSGMGKETAKDLIHQGHIVYCAARRTDKMQDLAEIGGKLMTLDISKDEDIVSCVDKIIETEGRVDVLWNNAGFGLYGSVEETSLDDARYQFEVNLFGMARLTQLVVPHMRNKGSGTIINTSSIGGKIYAPLGAWYHASKHAVEGYSDCLRLELEPFGINVVVLEPGAIKTEFPEVMSKQVMDHSGSGPYRDMARRVSNLSLKESGIDGAGSPASVISKTIQKIIESSKPKTRYAVGKFSTSTLVMRQILSDRTFDKVINSMVQ; this is encoded by the coding sequence ATGAGCAATAACATAGACATGAAAGTAATTCTCATAACAGGTACCTCCTCAGGAATGGGCAAGGAAACCGCAAAAGACCTTATTCACCAGGGCCATATCGTCTATTGCGCCGCCAGGCGTACGGACAAGATGCAGGATCTGGCAGAAATCGGCGGGAAGCTAATGACATTGGACATATCGAAAGACGAGGACATCGTTTCTTGCGTCGACAAGATAATTGAAACTGAAGGCCGGGTGGATGTTCTCTGGAACAACGCTGGCTTCGGTTTGTACGGCTCGGTGGAAGAAACCAGCCTGGACGACGCCAGATATCAGTTCGAGGTCAATCTTTTCGGAATGGCTCGCCTTACCCAGTTGGTCGTACCGCACATGAGAAACAAAGGATCAGGAACGATCATCAATACCTCCTCCATCGGTGGCAAAATTTATGCTCCACTGGGCGCCTGGTACCACGCAAGCAAACACGCGGTAGAAGGATACTCCGATTGCCTGAGACTCGAACTCGAACCGTTCGGAATCAATGTGGTGGTGTTGGAACCTGGTGCCATAAAAACCGAGTTCCCCGAAGTTATGTCCAAACAGGTCATGGATCATTCGGGAAGCGGGCCGTACCGGGATATGGCCAGGCGAGTTTCGAATCTCAGCCTGAAGGAATCCGGAATTGACGGAGCGGGTTCACCTGCGTCGGTTATATCGAAGACCATTCAAAAAATTATTGAATCCAGTAAGCCCAAAACACGGTATGCCGTTGGCAAGTTTTCGACTTCGACGCTGGTCATGAGGCAAATCCTGTCGGATAGAACCTTCGATAAAGTGATCAACTCGATGGTGCAGTGA